One segment of Penaeus vannamei isolate JL-2024 chromosome 3, ASM4276789v1, whole genome shotgun sequence DNA contains the following:
- the LOC113827363 gene encoding uncharacterized protein, with translation MASKQGYQPAPTTVVPASGAGEPPRRPGLMRRGIQFGSLVLGIPCVACLAVFGVVCLLLPGVIWLSLLDEDDDDAEDVAPGIILVALGAFFCIMAGALCCVIKRKYREFHDQNFGSPGRVIATPGQLPPQQPQPPHPAAMQPPPAAMQPPPSAPYPTAPGEGMVVPEPTVPEGQMYPHVPVDYNAAALPPKGGLPPDQPPPYSP, from the exons ATGGCATCGAAGC AGGGGTACCAGCCAGCCCCCACCACCGTCGTCCCCGCCTCAGGAGCAGGTGAACCGCCTCGAAGACCTGGCCTTATGAGGAGGGGCATCCAG ttcGGCAGCTTGGTCCTGGGCATCCCCTGCGTCGCCTGCCTCGCGGTCTTCGGCGTGGTGTGTCTCCTTCTGCCGGGCGTCATCTGGCTCTCGCTCCTGGATGAGGACGATGACGATGCGGAGGACGTGGCACCGGGCATCATCTTGGTGGCACTGGGAG CTTTCTTCTGCATCATGGCGGGGGCTCTGTGCTGCGTCATCAAGAGGAAATACAGAGAATTCCACGACCAGAACTTCGGCAGCCCCGGCCGTGTCATCGCTACCCCAGGCCAGCTACCCCCCCAGCAGCCCCAGCCCCCTCACCCCGCGGCCATGCAACCTCCCCCTGCGGCCATgcaaccccctccttccgccccctacCCCACGGCACCCGGCGAAGGGATGGTGGTTCCGGAGCCCACAGTGCCAGAGGGCCAGATGTACCCCCATGTGCCTGTGGACTACAATGCCGCGGCGCTGCCTCCCAAGGGGGGTCTTCCTCCGGATCagcctcctccttattctccttga